One Jannaschia sp. GRR-S6-38 genomic window carries:
- a CDS encoding taurine ABC transporter ATP-binding protein: MTGLSIENISMRFDLPNGSFVQALQDVSLDLKAGELMSVLGPSGCGKTTLLNIVAGFLAPTEGRIVLNGHEVKGPDAERGMVFQQGALFEWMSVRENVEFGPRMKGTPASERRANSDHLLEITGLKDFKDKAIYELSGGMQQRVALARCLANDPDVILMDEPLGALDALTREKMQGLVLRLWKETGKTVILITHSVEEALLLGERLIVMAPRPGRIHREYRLPFAEAGVGADLREVKKMPEFGQRREEILSMIWEMEEEIMGRTENA; the protein is encoded by the coding sequence ATGACGGGATTGTCGATCGAGAACATCTCGATGCGGTTCGACCTGCCCAATGGCAGTTTCGTGCAGGCGCTTCAGGACGTCTCGCTGGATCTGAAGGCGGGCGAGCTGATGAGCGTGCTGGGGCCGTCGGGCTGCGGCAAGACCACCCTTCTCAACATCGTGGCGGGCTTCCTCGCGCCGACCGAGGGGCGGATCGTGCTGAACGGGCACGAAGTGAAGGGGCCCGATGCCGAGCGTGGCATGGTGTTCCAGCAAGGCGCCCTCTTCGAATGGATGAGCGTGCGCGAGAATGTCGAGTTCGGCCCGCGCATGAAGGGCACCCCCGCCTCGGAACGGCGCGCCAATTCCGATCACCTGCTCGAGATCACGGGGCTGAAGGATTTCAAGGATAAGGCCATCTACGAGCTGTCGGGCGGGATGCAGCAGCGCGTGGCGCTGGCGCGCTGCCTCGCCAACGATCCCGACGTGATCCTGATGGACGAGCCGCTGGGCGCGCTCGACGCGCTGACGCGCGAGAAGATGCAAGGCCTGGTGCTGCGGCTCTGGAAGGAGACCGGCAAGACCGTCATCCTGATCACCCACTCCGTCGAGGAGGCGCTGCTTCTGGGCGAGCGGCTCATCGTCATGGCCCCGCGGCCCGGCCGCATCCACCGCGAATACCGCCTGCCCTTCGCCGAGGCCGGGGTCGGCGCGGATCTGCGCGAGGTGAAGAAGATGCCCGAATTCGGCCAACGCCGCGAGGAGATCCTGTCGATGATCTGGGAGATGGAAGAAGAGATCATGGGCCGGACGGAGAACGCCTGA
- a CDS encoding ABC transporter permease subunit — protein MILLALYVALFIASMVAVGFATRNRKPRDFTALKTVTFGDETAVRPNRAASIISVVVIFLLWGAFTGSRWAPIHVPGAFTGESSFTYTAQDAGGATDDAMVTFIVHEVGADVEAPQIPEGDGFAKNDAGLIGAYRSELFRVTRNDGEGVEVVAVEGQPIAPGQTVQVERASVTMTPRGSLNVAPATGLQMESIWLPAPEEVVAAFIEIASDGYQNFTLAEHLGWSLIRVLVGFAIGAAVGIPLGYAMGLSGWFRGWFDPIVEFMRPVPPLALIPLVIIWFGIWETGKIVLLFLAALWIMAIAARAGVSGVNITKVHAAYSLGASKWQILRHVIIPNSLPEIFTGARVAMGVCWGTVVAAELVAAQKGAGMMIIAASKFQQTYIVLMGIILIGLIGYGIDILMRKAENWLVPWKGRS, from the coding sequence CTGATCCTTCTCGCCCTCTATGTCGCGCTCTTCATCGCCTCGATGGTCGCGGTGGGCTTCGCCACGCGCAACCGCAAGCCCCGGGATTTCACGGCGCTCAAGACGGTAACTTTCGGCGACGAGACCGCCGTGCGCCCCAACCGCGCCGCCTCGATCATCTCGGTCGTGGTGATCTTCCTGCTCTGGGGGGCCTTCACGGGCTCGCGATGGGCGCCAATCCACGTGCCCGGGGCCTTCACGGGCGAGTCGAGCTTCACCTACACGGCGCAGGATGCCGGCGGCGCGACCGACGACGCGATGGTCACCTTCATCGTCCACGAGGTCGGGGCGGATGTCGAAGCGCCACAGATCCCCGAGGGCGACGGCTTCGCCAAGAACGACGCGGGCCTGATCGGGGCCTACCGGTCCGAGCTGTTCCGCGTCACGCGCAACGACGGCGAAGGCGTCGAAGTCGTGGCCGTCGAGGGCCAGCCCATCGCGCCGGGCCAGACCGTGCAGGTCGAGCGCGCCTCGGTGACGATGACACCGCGCGGCTCGCTCAACGTCGCGCCCGCGACGGGCCTGCAGATGGAGTCGATCTGGCTGCCCGCCCCCGAGGAGGTCGTCGCCGCCTTCATCGAGATCGCCTCGGACGGCTACCAGAACTTCACCCTGGCCGAGCATCTGGGCTGGTCGCTGATCCGCGTTCTGGTGGGCTTTGCCATCGGGGCCGCCGTCGGCATCCCGCTGGGCTATGCGATGGGCCTCTCGGGCTGGTTCCGCGGCTGGTTCGACCCGATCGTCGAATTCATGCGCCCGGTGCCGCCGCTGGCGCTGATCCCGCTGGTCATCATCTGGTTCGGCATCTGGGAGACGGGCAAGATCGTGCTCCTGTTCCTCGCCGCGCTCTGGATCATGGCGATCGCCGCGCGGGCGGGCGTGTCGGGGGTGAACATCACCAAGGTCCACGCGGCCTATTCGCTGGGCGCCTCCAAGTGGCAGATCCTGCGCCACGTCATCATCCCCAACTCGCTGCCCGAGATCTTCACCGGCGCGCGGGTGGCGATGGGAGTGTGCTGGGGCACGGTGGTCGCCGCCGAGCTGGTCGCCGCGCAGAAGGGGGCGGGCATGATGATCATCGCCGCGTCCAAGTTCCAGCAGACCTATATCGTGCTGATGGGCATCATCCTGATCGGCCTGATCGGCTACGGCATCGATATCCTGATGCGCAAGGCCGAGAACTGGCTGGTCCCGTGGAAGGGGCGGAGCTGA